In Notamacropus eugenii isolate mMacEug1 chromosome 1, mMacEug1.pri_v2, whole genome shotgun sequence, one genomic interval encodes:
- the C1H16orf90 gene encoding uncharacterized protein C16orf90 homolog isoform X2, with amino-acid sequence MEALVCAFSELQIREGCLCFHHRCSEPDFGLPRQRRHSPQHLRGGSGGPEAAVPQPTRQQAQELPSSSPSELGTLSAQQHATCRPVREPLAGEANGRGLPPTGGAPAQGRGMGPRSSWPSELYQPPPGFTRSPTTQGEPREYSFQLQHRPNQGCPLPAPATRVLRLQAQEILGNFRGINMSYVQEDPARGPGEAIEGSQAAGLVSLALRAGGGNGLRLQVPGDTASLQTLQVSPGKQASRMPRQLRKFPQREVQLGSQGSERRGKRFLPEGRRKEKQGRWSKQPGHALHTLLPRRRCRRQIIPVEQAWELAGPTSE; translated from the exons ATGGAGGCTTTGGTCTGTGCTTTCTCTGAGCTGCAAATAAGAGAAG GGTGTCTGTGTTTCCACCATAGATGCAGTGAGCCTGACTTTGGGCTGCCCAGGCAGCGCCGACACTCCCCCCAACATCTACGAGGGGGGTCTGGGGGCCCGGAGGCAGCAGTGCCCCAGCCCACCAGGCAGCAAGCCCAAGAACTTCCGTCTTCGTCACCTTCGGagcttggcactctatctgccCAGCAGCATGCAACCTGCCGGCCAGTGCGagagccactggctggggaggcTAATGGCAGGGGGCTGCCTCCCACGGGTGGGGCCCCTGCTCAAGGGCGGGGCATGGGCCCTCGATCTTCCTGGCCCTCTGAGCTCTACCAGCCACCCCCTGGATTCACCAGGTCCCCAACCACCCAGGGAGAACCTAGGGAGTACAG cTTCCAGCTCCAGCACCGACCCAACCAAGGGTGCCCTCTCCCAGCCCCGGCCACCCGAGTGCTCAGGCTTCAGGCCCAAGAGATCTTGGGGAACTTTAGAGGAATCAACATGTCCTATGTGCAAGAGGACCCGGCCCGGGGCCCAGGAGAGGCCATAGAGGGGTCCCAAGCAGCAGGGCTGGTTTCCCTAGCTCTGAGGGCAGGTGGAGGGAATggcttgaggctacaggttcctgGGGATACAGCCTCCCTCCAGACTCTCCAAGTTTCCCCTGGCAAGCAGGCCTCCAGGATGCCAAGACAGCTAAGGAAGTTCCCTCAAAGGGAAGTCCAATTGGGGTCTCAGGGaagtgagaggagagggaagaggttCCTGCCAGAGGGTCGGAGAAAGGAGAAGCAGGGGCGGTGGTCCAAGCAGCCGGGGCATGCACTACATACTCTATTGCCTCGGAGACGGTGTCGAAGGCAGATAATCCCAGTCGAGCAGGCCTGGGAACTAGCAGGTCCTACATCTGAATAA
- the C1H16orf90 gene encoding uncharacterized protein C16orf90 homolog isoform X1: MEALVCAFSELQIREDAVSLTLGCPGSADTPPNIYEGGLGARRQQCPSPPGSKPKNFRLRHLRSLALYLPSSMQPAGQCESHWLGRLMAGGCLPRVGPLLKGGAWALDLPGPLSSTSHPLDSPGPQPPRENLGSTGEDAHDRARNRTPGKQEGCPSPAKTGSIPGSRVLKVGLKEGGHLLIIKPLLWHSLAVFGVESHKTKISKDSLRSVQLKYCFQLQHRPNQGCPLPAPATRVLRLQAQEILGNFRGINMSYVQEDPARGPGEAIEGSQAAGLVSLALRAGGGNGLRLQVPGDTASLQTLQVSPGKQASRMPRQLRKFPQREVQLGSQGSERRGKRFLPEGRRKEKQGRWSKQPGHALHTLLPRRRCRRQIIPVEQAWELAGPTSE, translated from the exons ATGGAGGCTTTGGTCTGTGCTTTCTCTGAGCTGCAAATAAGAGAAG ATGCAGTGAGCCTGACTTTGGGCTGCCCAGGCAGCGCCGACACTCCCCCCAACATCTACGAGGGGGGTCTGGGGGCCCGGAGGCAGCAGTGCCCCAGCCCACCAGGCAGCAAGCCCAAGAACTTCCGTCTTCGTCACCTTCGGagcttggcactctatctgccCAGCAGCATGCAACCTGCCGGCCAGTGCGagagccactggctggggaggcTAATGGCAGGGGGCTGCCTCCCACGGGTGGGGCCCCTGCTCAAGGGCGGGGCATGGGCCCTCGATCTTCCTGGCCCTCTGAGCTCTACCAGCCACCCCCTGGATTCACCAGGTCCCCAACCACCCAGGGAGAACCTAGGGAGTACAGGTGAGGATGCACATGACAGGGCCAGGAACAGAACTCCGGGAAAGCAGGAAGGATGCCCCAGCCCAGCCAAGACAGGATCAATTCCAGGGAGCAGGGTGTTAAAGGTGGGGCTTAAGGAGGGTGGGCATCTTCTCATCATAAAGCCACTCCTGTGGCACAGCCTGGCAGTGTTCGGGGTGGAATCTCATAAGACAAAGATTAGCAAGGATTCACTGAGGTCTGTGCAGCTCAAGTATTG cTTCCAGCTCCAGCACCGACCCAACCAAGGGTGCCCTCTCCCAGCCCCGGCCACCCGAGTGCTCAGGCTTCAGGCCCAAGAGATCTTGGGGAACTTTAGAGGAATCAACATGTCCTATGTGCAAGAGGACCCGGCCCGGGGCCCAGGAGAGGCCATAGAGGGGTCCCAAGCAGCAGGGCTGGTTTCCCTAGCTCTGAGGGCAGGTGGAGGGAATggcttgaggctacaggttcctgGGGATACAGCCTCCCTCCAGACTCTCCAAGTTTCCCCTGGCAAGCAGGCCTCCAGGATGCCAAGACAGCTAAGGAAGTTCCCTCAAAGGGAAGTCCAATTGGGGTCTCAGGGaagtgagaggagagggaagaggttCCTGCCAGAGGGTCGGAGAAAGGAGAAGCAGGGGCGGTGGTCCAAGCAGCCGGGGCATGCACTACATACTCTATTGCCTCGGAGACGGTGTCGAAGGCAGATAATCCCAGTCGAGCAGGCCTGGGAACTAGCAGGTCCTACATCTGAATAA
- the C1H16orf90 gene encoding uncharacterized protein C16orf90 homolog isoform X3 has protein sequence MEALVCAFSELQIREDAVSLTLGCPGSADTPPNIYEGGLGARRQQCPSPPGSKPKNFRLRHLRSLALYLPSSMQPAGQCESHWLGRLMAGGCLPRVGPLLKGGAWALDLPGPLSSTSHPLDSPGPQPPRENLGSTASSSSTDPTKGALSQPRPPECSGFRPKRSWGTLEESTCPMCKRTRPGAQERP, from the exons ATGGAGGCTTTGGTCTGTGCTTTCTCTGAGCTGCAAATAAGAGAAG ATGCAGTGAGCCTGACTTTGGGCTGCCCAGGCAGCGCCGACACTCCCCCCAACATCTACGAGGGGGGTCTGGGGGCCCGGAGGCAGCAGTGCCCCAGCCCACCAGGCAGCAAGCCCAAGAACTTCCGTCTTCGTCACCTTCGGagcttggcactctatctgccCAGCAGCATGCAACCTGCCGGCCAGTGCGagagccactggctggggaggcTAATGGCAGGGGGCTGCCTCCCACGGGTGGGGCCCCTGCTCAAGGGCGGGGCATGGGCCCTCGATCTTCCTGGCCCTCTGAGCTCTACCAGCCACCCCCTGGATTCACCAGGTCCCCAACCACCCAGGGAGAACCTAGGGAGTACAG cTTCCAGCTCCAGCACCGACCCAACCAAGGGTGCCCTCTCCCAGCCCCGGCCACCCGAGTGCTCAGGCTTCAGGCCCAAGAGATCTTGGGGAACTTTAGAGGAATCAACATGTCCTATGTGCAAGAGGACCCGGCCCGGGGCCCAGGAGAGGCCATAG